Below is a window of Ahaetulla prasina isolate Xishuangbanna chromosome 1, ASM2864084v1, whole genome shotgun sequence DNA.
AATTGCAAGCtgtactacattgcaaaaacaaaaaGTATTGTAGCAGAGTGAATACCAGTTCTTATTTTCAGCAATTAAGAAGGCAATTAACTATCCAATTTATAGAAGATGCTGGAATCCGGAATATCTACCAAATGGTACCTCACtacaacaaactaaaataattatttcacgATTACTGGCAAGCTTTCGATTCTGAACATGCTATGATGGAATGTAACAGGAAGATTTCTGAAGGAGAAAGTGATTTTTATCTCAGGGTGTGATATATCATTCTTCATAAACCTTCTGAAAATAATGGTTTTGGGTGCTTCTACTATCTCATGGCACAAAAAACTCAGAAGTCTTATTCTatgaaaggggaaaaaggaaaaggaaaaaacatcCCAATTCCTTTTTCAGAGAGCTACTAAGAATTCATTGTTGTTTGTAACCACTTTGTGCATTTAAACTTTTTACTAGGCCTGTTTTGTCCCCAAAGGCAGAAAAATCCTATTCAAAACAAAATGCgacttttctttttgcattattttaaaagtacAGTTCTCTTGACTTCTTATCTggtaaatttggatttcatctttTCCTGAAGTTTTGCTCCAGCCAAAGTTGAACCTCTTGAAGATTGTAGAAAAAAGGACCTTTCCCCCCCAGGTAAGCAATTTTTTGTCTTTGTATAATGCATACACGCTCAAAAGAGACTCCATAAGCCACATTGGCATTATTGTCCATGCAATCAGCCACTATCTGACACTGTGGTggcaaagaaaacttctttagaagcTGGTGAGCAGCAGCACATCTGTCTTCTTGGTTCCTATGTTTCTTGACTTCAAATGAAGATGAGATACCAGGAGCAGCCCAGCCATCTGATGGGTGAGCCTCATCAATGTAGACCAACAGAAAGTCAGCTACACTAGAGAACTCTTCCACCAACTTGCCAAAGGCAGACAgctggtttgtgaagggaggtcAGGTAGCTGACCCAAAGTTGATTACAAGTGGGCGGTCCGATTTGGCAAAGTCTAAGAGATGGCATTCACTACCATATTTTCCCATGGAGCTTTTCCATCTGCAGTTGCTGCTGCTTTCAACAGTGCCATTAGGTATGTGGATGACATTGGAATTAGGAGCATCTCCACCCAGTTTCACctattaattaaaacaaaaatataatcaattattATGACTTGCTGCCATTTATCTTGCATTGTCCCCCTTATTAAACA
It encodes the following:
- the DIO2 gene encoding type II iodothyronine deiodinase isoform X1, whose amino-acid sequence is MGLLSIDLLITLQILPVFFSNCLFLALYDSVVLLKHMVLLLSCSKAARGEWRRMLTSEGLRCVWNSFLLDAYKQVKLGGDAPNSNVIHIPNGTVESSSNCRWKSSMGKYGSECHLLDFAKSDRPLVINFGSATUPPFTNQLSAFGKLVEEFSSVADFLLVYIDEAHPSDGWAAPGISSSFEVKKHRNQEDRCAAAHQLLKKFSLPPQCQIVADCMDNNANVAYGVSFERVCIIQRQKIAYLGGKGPFFYNLQEVQLWLEQNFRKRUNPNLPDKKSRELYF
- the DIO2 gene encoding type II iodothyronine deiodinase isoform X2, translating into MGLLSIDLLITLQILPVFFSNCLFLALYDSVVLLKHMVLLLSCSKAARGEWRRMLTSEGLRCVWNSFLLDAYKQVKLGGDAPNSNVIHIPNGTVESSSNCRWKSSMGKYGSECHLLDFAKSDRPLVINFGSATUPPFTNQLSAFGKLVEEFSSVADFLLVYIDEAHPSDGWAAPGISSSFEVKKHRNQEDRCAAAHQLLKKFSLPPQCQIVADCMDNNANVAYGVSFERVCIIQRQKIAYLGGKGPFFYNLQEVQLWLEQNFRKR